GCACATGCGCAAGCACCACAGAATCACCCCAGATATAATTCGGCGTCGCTGCTTGGCCTTCCTGCGCCGTGTTCTCGATCGTGCCCGCCACCAGGAACTGCTCCACGCCGAACACCGCCGCGAGCAGGTCTGGCGTGATGATCGCGCGCTCCGAGTACTTGATCTTCTCCGCCACGATGTCGTGCTCCTTCAAGATGTTGAACACATCCCGGCTCACCACCATCGTGTTCGCCTCCATGCCCGTGTTCTTATGAATACTGGCGCGCGCCGTCTCGATATCCGCGATCGGATCCGAGTTCGCCGAATCCCATTTCGTGGAAGGACTCGAGGTCGGCACCGAAGCGCCCGTCGCCTTCGCCTTCACGCGCACCTCATGATTCACCATCAACACGTTCATCGCGCGCCGCATCGCCGAGGCATCCGCATCGAACGAGCGCGCATACTTCTTGCGCTCGCGATCATCCACCGGCTCCTCATGACCGAACTCGCGGCAGTTGTAAGTGTCCGAGCTGATCTTCATCAGCCCGCGACTGTACGCCGAACGCGGCGCACGCTGGATATTACGTGGCACGTTCAGCAAGTTCTCCTCGTCCATGACGTAATAACCCGCGCTCTGCTCGCCCGTGAGAAAGAGCGGGAACAGGCGCAAGCCCGTGAAATTCTTGCTCTCCTGCATGAATTTGACCGCCATCGCCGTCAAAACCACATTCAATGATGCATTTGAAACCATAATCTTCTTCTCCTTTTTCCGTCTGTTTTTTGATTGATCGAATTACTTCTCCCGTTTCGCGCGCTTAGACCTTCTCCACGATGTCCAGCACCTCGCACACATCCCCATCCGCACCATTCGTGGTCGGCGAGATGATGATGCCGATGGAACGATCGCCCGTGGTCGTCGTCGTGATCTTGCCACCGCTCGCCCCCTTCACGCGTGCACCGACTGCGATCGCACCGCTCTTCACGCACTTCATCGTGCCGCCTTTGCCCAGCAACCGGATGTTCACATCATTGCTGCTTTCCAGCTTCCCGTGCATCACACCGATCGCCAGCCCGCTCGCCAGCAACTGCACCAGGCCATCGCTGGTCAGCTCCACCAGATAACCCTCCTTGCCCGTCAATTGTCCCGGAGTCTTCTCCGTAAACGTCCGATACGCCGTGTCTGTATAAACCTCGATACCCATAATCTTATCCTCCTTAATAAACTAACCGTTCTTGTTGTTACCGCTTCGTCCTCGTCCTCGTCGTCGTCCTCGAATCCCTTTTCGTAGCAGCCGACATGAGGAGGCTCTAACTTTTGTCTTTCACCACCGCCCATCCACCTGCACCGTTCGCTTGAACTTTACCGACTGCCATCCTCCTTCTCCTCTCGGAGGGGAGAAGGATTGAGGATGAGGGGTGCCCCCATTTCTTCCTCTCGATGTTCGGAGTTCGATGTTGGATGTTCGATGTTCCCCTTAGTCATTGCTCATTCCTTCGTCATTGGTCATTCACCCAACGTGGTGCGATACGCCTCATACAACTCCGGCTCCTTCGCCGCCACGTGCATCACCGCCTCCGTGAACACCACCTTGCGTTGCTCCGCGAACTGCCGCGCCTTCACCACAAACTCATGCTCCGGCCCATTGGAATGCGCTGCATGCACCGGTGCCATCGTATGCGGCACGATCGAGATCAGCGCCTGATTCGTCGCCAGTCCCGTGAGCGTTTCCGACAGCTCCGGATTCTTCGTGAGCGCATCCACCCACTTCGCGTGCAGCGCCGTGTTCTGCGGTGCGAGTTTGCCCGTGCGGATCGCCGTATCCACGATCGCCCGCGCCTGCTCCTTCGCCTTCAGCGTCAGTTGCTGTTCCAGTTCCAGGATACGTTTTTGTGCGGCAGCCAGTTCAGCCGCCAGTTTCATCGGGTCCATAATATTTGACCTTTCTTGGTTTGCGTCGCTGTCACTTGCCCCCGCGACAATGGGGTTGATCGTCTTGAACGCCGCGCGATTCACCAGCCCGCCCATATTGAGCGGTGCCCCCGTGACCTCGCCTGCGACATCTACAAAAAAGCTCGGTGAAAAGCGGCGATACGCCTTTCCCAACAACGCCGTGCGACCCGGCTCCGTCCACTCCACCTCCACTCGCACCCCGCCCGTGATCGCATCCTCGCCACCCCAATAAAATCTGAGTGGCCGCGCCGAAGCCTCCGCATCCTCGTGATTGAAATCGAAATACGGCACATCCTCCGCACCCGCCTCCGCCTGCGCCCGCAACTCCTGCAACAACGCCTCCATCCGCACCGCCGTCTCCGCATTCACAATCACAAGCTGCGTCACCGGCGCCTCACCTTGAGTCGCCGCGATCACATGCTGCCCCGGCGGCATCCATTGAATCTCCGTCGGCAACTCCGTAACCCCAGCACTACCTAGCTGAGATTGCCCCAACTCCTTCTCCCCATTCGCACTTGGCAAAGTCGGCAAAGCCGCCGCCAACCGCGCCTCAATCGGAAATGTATTATTCATAATCATAAACTCCTTAAAAATTCGTCCTCGTTCTCGTCGTCGTCCTTCGTCCTCGATCCCCTCAATTCGCTTTTATTTCCCGTCCCCTGTTCCGCGTATTTAGCGTCTTTCGCGGTTACCCCTCTTTCCCTTCTTTTACTCCTTCTGTGTATTCCGCGTATTCTGTGGTTTATCCCTCTCTCGATGTTCAGAGTTCGATGTTGGATGTTCGATGTTTCCTATCTCCCCAACTCCTCCCTCACTGTTCCCTCAATCATCTCCCTCATGCTCTCCATCTCCGGCAACGCCCCCTCATCCGCCTCCTGTGTCACCTGTCCCTTCAACACATACTGCACCTTCACACCCTTCGCCCCCTGCATCCGCGTCACCAGCAGCGCCGTCTCATTCGGCTTGATCAAAAACAACCGCAACCCAGTCTCGCTCTCAAACTCCGCCGTCGTTCTCCCATACGCCTCCGCCGTCACTGGAATCGTCAACGCCCTCGCCGACTTCGCCCTGATCACTCCACCATAAAGTTTCTGCGCAAACGCCGGATGCGAAACCCCAAGCCTCACCGTTCCACCCGCCTCATCCACCTCACCCACCACCGTCTTCTCCACCTGCGCCCAAAAGTTCGTGCGTCTCCCGCCGAGTTTATTCGCCGACCCCGCATCGCGACTCCGAAAATGAGCCTTCAACATCCCCTCCGCCCGCGTCGCCACCGCCCGCAACATCCCCGATGGATTCCGCACCTTCCCCAGCAACTCGCGCAACTCCCCCACCGTAGAATCAGAATTCAATTCAATCGCAATCACACCGCCTCCTCTTCTTTTCCCTTCTTCCCATTGGCCCGTGGTGCAACCACTTTTTCCCCATCTGGACGTTCAACGTTGGAAGTTGGACGTTGAACGTTTCCCTTTTCTCCGTCCTTCTTCCCCTCATTCGCCCCTGGTGCAACCAGTGGACGTTCGATGTTTCCCCCTTTCTTCATTCTACCTTCTTCATTCTCAATTTCCTCATTGGCCCGTCGTGCAACGACATCTTCTCCCGCATTCGGCATCGGTATCTCATGCCGCTCATAAAACCACGCCTTCGGCAGCTCCACCCCCGCCTCCAGCAAAATCCTATCCCGCTCCGCCATCGCCTTCGCATCCCGCACCTCTTTCACCACCGGCTGCAACCACGGACACTCCAGATCATCACCGAAATTCAACCGACAAAACGCCGCGCTTAATTGTTGCAGCACCTCACTCGTCCACGCTGCCAGCGCCGCCTTCCGATCCGCCCGCACCCGCTGATGCACCTCACCCAGCGCGCGACTCCCCGCATCTCCCGCCTCGCTCGTCAGCGTCTGCCCCAGGATCAGCAGATCACACTGCTTGTCCGCGCGATCCAGCAGCGCCGCCTGCGGATTATCCGTCCCGTTCCGCGACGGCTCATGCAGCTCGATCTTCGTCCCCGCCGGAAATGCCGCCCACGCGGAGCTTCCCATGTTCTCCAACATGTCGCAGATCTTGTTCAGCAACCCTGGCTGATTCGGATCGTAACTCGCCCAGCGCAACGGCAACCCGAATAACTGTGCGAAATTCAACAGCCACTCCGCGCTGAAGTTCGAGGCACACCACCACCACGCCAACGGCCGCAACAACGCCCCACCCACCGGATGACCCGACTTATGTTTCGCGATCGCGATGAGAAACTTATCTGGCGGAAACACCGCGAACCCTTCCCCCGCATCCTTCAACATTTCCGGCGCAGCCGCCCCGATCGACAGCTCGCGCAAGTTCAACATCAACTCCGGCGAATTTTGCGCGTAACCATAGTAGCGCGGATGCACCCACGTCGTGCAGCGTGGCGCGATCACCTGGCCCGCACCCGCCACCGCGCGCTGCTCCCAATGCACCTCCAGCACCGCGATTCCCTTGCCCCATGCATCCGCGATATCCTTCAGCGTCGCATTGAACCCATTCTCATCCGCCGCCGCTCGCGGATTCATCCGCCACAAAGTTTGCTCCAAAAGTTTTGCCCGCTTCACCGCTTCGCGAGAAGGCTTCGCTCCCGTCAACGCATACGGCTGCACCGCCCAAGACTCCCCGCACACCGCATCCTTCAAATCATTCAGATTCTTCTGCAACCGCGGCCAAGTATCCTCCATCAGATCAAACAACTCCCACTGCGCCACCAGATTCCCGCTCAACGCCGAACGCAAAACCGAATGAATCATCTCCGGCGTATAACTCCGCGCCATCGCCGACATCCACCGATCCCGCGCCCTCGGCAACACAATCCTCTGCAACGCCTGTGCTGCCGGAGTCCCGCCGGCAGTCGAGACGCCCCCGCTCTCATCCGTCCGTTTAGATTGCACCGGCCCTTCCAACACAGCGCCAGCCTTCCCCCATCGACTAAAAACTCTCTCCAAAATCTTCATAATAAATTCCTCCTTAAATTCTCGTTAACCATTTATCACTCAGCCCCGACCTTACTGATTCGGCTATCGTCTATTAGCTATTGGCCATTTCCCTTTTCCGTTTATTCAGCGTATTCCGCGGTTTCTCTCTATGCGTTCTCTGCGGTTAATTCCCCATCTCGATGTTCAGAGTTCGATGTTGGATGTTCGATGTTTCCTTCATACCTCATACTTCATAATTCATACCTCTCCCTACGCCGCCATCCGCAACCTCCTCGGCCTAAACACCACCTCCTGCCTCTCCGCCGCCATCCTGATCCCCTCCACACTCACCACCGCCCCCGCCGCACCTCCGCGCAACGCCCACAACGCCAGCTTATGCGCATCAAACGTATCCCCGTGCTTCCCATCCGCCGCCGTATCCGTGCTGAACGACCCGCGATCCCTTTTCACCAATCGAAAATCCTCTCTGAGATACCGCTCCGGTGCCAACGTCAGATGATTATCCTCCAACTCCCCGATCAATAAGTTCCCGAGATACGCCTTCATCACCATCGCATCCTCATTGATTCCCGGCGCACTCTCGCTCCCCACGATCAACTCCACCGGCACCTCACCCGCGATGTCCCGTGATAGCTCGATCGCAAAATATCTTTCATTCGTCGCATCAATGCACAACCGCCGCGCCGGTCCTCCCCGCGACCGCTGATTGATCGTCTGCACCACGCGCCGCACGCGCTCCTTCGACACTGCCGGATCCCGCGTCTTCCACACCAGCGTGAGTCGCCCGATGAGTTCCACCCCGCTCGACTCCATCACCGTCAGCGCCGTCGGATTACTCGATTCCTTCTCCGTCGTCGCCAGGTCCAGCCCGATGCCCACCGGATTGTTCGTCAGATGATCGCGCAAGAACGCCATCGCGATTGTCATATCCGCCTCATCCTCGATCACGATGCACGCGCAACTCCCGATCCCTCGCGCCTGCGCCGATTCCAATTGCAACAACCCGCACGCTGCCGTCCCACCAAACACAAACTTCACCGCGTAATTCCGATCCCACGCATCCTTGTCCAGCGCCCGCGCACGATGCTCATCCGGGCTCAGCGGCTCTCCGCGCTCCAGGTCATACACCGGCACCCCATCCGCCCACGCATCCTGCGCATCCACCCGTAGCACCATCACGCCCGCCTCGCTGCGATACCAATTACCCGTCGCACACGGCGCGAACTCCGTGCCGCTCTTCGGCGACAACATCTCGAACGAATAATGCGAATCATCCGGCGGCGGAGTCGTCGCCAGCGTCAGGCGAAACGTCGGATTGCTGCTCACGATCGGCTCCACCGCCTCCCACACTTCCCGC
This DNA window, taken from Verrucomicrobiia bacterium, encodes the following:
- a CDS encoding major capsid protein; the protein is MVSNASLNVVLTAMAVKFMQESKNFTGLRLFPLFLTGEQSAGYYVMDEENLLNVPRNIQRAPRSAYSRGLMKISSDTYNCREFGHEEPVDDRERKKYARSFDADASAMRRAMNVLMVNHEVRVKAKATGASVPTSSPSTKWDSANSDPIADIETARASIHKNTGMEANTMVVSRDVFNILKEHDIVAEKIKYSERAIITPDLLAAVFGVEQFLVAGTIENTAQEGQAATPNYIWGDSVVLAHVQDTPDLMAPNFGRTFGWVGEVGQEGVVVESYRQDVIRSDVHRARQDVDEKIIGAKAGYHLSNVLTT
- a CDS encoding capsid cement protein, giving the protein MGIEVYTDTAYRTFTEKTPGQLTGKEGYLVELTSDGLVQLLASGLAIGVMHGKLESSNDVNIRLLGKGGTMKCVKSGAIAVGARVKGASGGKITTTTTGDRSIGIIISPTTNGADGDVCEVLDIVEKV
- a CDS encoding phage protease; translation: MNNTFPIEARLAAALPTLPSANGEKELGQSQLGSAGVTELPTEIQWMPPGQHVIAATQGEAPVTQLVIVNAETAVRMEALLQELRAQAEAGAEDVPYFDFNHEDAEASARPLRFYWGGEDAITGGVRVEVEWTEPGRTALLGKAYRRFSPSFFVDVAGEVTGAPLNMGGLVNRAAFKTINPIVAGASDSDANQERSNIMDPMKLAAELAAAQKRILELEQQLTLKAKEQARAIVDTAIRTGKLAPQNTALHAKWVDALTKNPELSETLTGLATNQALISIVPHTMAPVHAAHSNGPEHEFVVKARQFAEQRKVVFTEAVMHVAAKEPELYEAYRTTLGE
- a CDS encoding DUF935 family protein, giving the protein MKILERVFSRWGKAGAVLEGPVQSKRTDESGGVSTAGGTPAAQALQRIVLPRARDRWMSAMARSYTPEMIHSVLRSALSGNLVAQWELFDLMEDTWPRLQKNLNDLKDAVCGESWAVQPYALTGAKPSREAVKRAKLLEQTLWRMNPRAAADENGFNATLKDIADAWGKGIAVLEVHWEQRAVAGAGQVIAPRCTTWVHPRYYGYAQNSPELMLNLRELSIGAAAPEMLKDAGEGFAVFPPDKFLIAIAKHKSGHPVGGALLRPLAWWWCASNFSAEWLLNFAQLFGLPLRWASYDPNQPGLLNKICDMLENMGSSAWAAFPAGTKIELHEPSRNGTDNPQAALLDRADKQCDLLILGQTLTSEAGDAGSRALGEVHQRVRADRKAALAAWTSEVLQQLSAAFCRLNFGDDLECPWLQPVVKEVRDAKAMAERDRILLEAGVELPKAWFYERHEIPMPNAGEDVVARRANEEIENEEGRMKKGGNIERPLVAPGANEGKKDGEKGNVQRPTSNVERPDGEKVVAPRANGKKGKEEEAV